In Endozoicomonas sp. GU-1, one DNA window encodes the following:
- a CDS encoding metallophosphoesterase produces the protein MNTTRIRVLQITDPHLFADSGSTLMGVNTSATLDEVLAKIQKDYREPDCLLVTGDLSQDDSAASYHHLKEKLLKINAPSYWLPGNHDQPHLMAAINPSALQKQIILGNWQIVLLNTQVEGKTHGYLRETELEQLATCLQQEPDKHTLMALHHHPAPINSRWMDQIMLQNPEELARVITGHNTVRGIIHGHVHQARTYQFCDLPVMATPFDLCSVCARIG, from the coding sequence ATGAATACCACCAGAATTCGAGTCCTGCAGATTACCGACCCTCACCTCTTTGCTGATTCCGGCTCGACACTGATGGGAGTGAATACCTCGGCGACCCTGGATGAGGTGCTGGCAAAAATACAGAAAGACTACCGGGAACCTGATTGCCTTCTGGTCACCGGAGACCTGAGCCAGGATGACAGTGCCGCCTCCTATCATCACCTGAAAGAAAAACTGTTAAAAATCAATGCGCCCAGCTACTGGTTGCCTGGCAATCATGATCAGCCCCATCTTATGGCGGCGATAAACCCATCGGCGCTGCAAAAGCAGATTATTCTGGGTAACTGGCAAATAGTCCTGCTGAACACTCAGGTCGAAGGCAAAACACACGGCTATCTCAGGGAAACTGAGCTGGAACAGCTGGCTACCTGTTTGCAGCAGGAGCCGGACAAACATACGCTTATGGCTCTTCATCATCACCCGGCTCCCATCAATAGCCGATGGATGGATCAGATCATGCTGCAAAACCCGGAGGAGCTGGCCAGGGTCATCACTGGTCACAACACGGTCCGGGGCATTATTCACGGCCACGTGCACCAGGCCAGAACCTATCAATTCTGCGATCTTCCCGTTATGGCAACCCCTTTCGACCTGTGTTCAGTTTGCGCCAGAATCGGATGA
- a CDS encoding cobyric acid synthase → MGSKPTHTLMVQGTTSDAGKSALVAGLCRAFRRHGISVAPFKPQNMALNSAVTGDGGEIGRAQALQAAAAGLEPHTDMNPVLLKPNSDIGAQVIVNGKAVGEMNAAEYHAYKPEVMAAILRSWQRLHSQYQTVLVEGAGSPVEINLREGDVANMGFAEQADCPVIIIADIDKGGVFAHLYGTLALLSESEQARVKGFVINRFRGDVKLLESGLRWLEEKTGKPVLGVLPYLHGLHLEAEDAVIAQQHLTDRKTLLEVAVPILTRTSNHTDFDPLRLHPEVDIHFVGKGQPIPACDLVIIPGTKNTRTDLAFLKHNGWDQDILRHLRYGGKLMGICGGYQMLGKAVHDPEGIEGAAGSSQALGLLDLETTMVRQKTLTRVSGTMQLPGQEPVPVTGYEIHAGVTTGAALEKPLIQLDQQVDGVMSDDGQIFATYLHGVFEQPDACTAILTWAGLQEAARIDYRLLREEGINRMADAIEEHLDMSKIFALCEVEPQSH, encoded by the coding sequence ATGGGCAGCAAACCAACACACACTTTGATGGTACAGGGTACAACCAGTGACGCTGGGAAAAGTGCCCTGGTCGCAGGACTTTGCCGGGCATTCCGGCGTCATGGTATTTCGGTAGCGCCTTTCAAGCCCCAGAATATGGCACTGAACAGCGCCGTCACCGGGGATGGTGGTGAGATTGGCCGGGCCCAGGCGCTTCAAGCGGCTGCGGCAGGGCTTGAACCTCATACGGACATGAACCCGGTATTGCTGAAACCAAACAGTGATATCGGTGCCCAGGTGATCGTCAATGGCAAAGCCGTGGGGGAAATGAATGCGGCTGAGTATCATGCCTATAAACCGGAAGTCATGGCCGCCATTTTGCGTTCCTGGCAGCGTTTGCACAGCCAATATCAAACTGTGCTGGTGGAGGGAGCCGGTAGCCCGGTAGAGATTAATCTGCGCGAAGGCGATGTCGCCAATATGGGCTTTGCGGAACAAGCGGACTGTCCGGTGATTATCATTGCGGATATCGATAAGGGCGGGGTTTTCGCCCATCTGTACGGTACCCTGGCGCTGCTCTCGGAGTCCGAACAGGCGCGGGTAAAAGGGTTTGTGATCAACCGTTTTCGGGGTGACGTAAAACTGCTTGAGTCCGGACTCCGTTGGCTGGAAGAGAAGACCGGCAAACCAGTACTGGGCGTTTTACCTTACCTTCATGGGTTACATCTGGAAGCAGAAGATGCGGTGATTGCCCAGCAACATCTTACAGACCGGAAAACCCTGTTGGAGGTAGCTGTGCCAATTCTGACCCGCACCAGCAATCACACCGATTTCGACCCTCTGCGCCTGCACCCGGAAGTGGACATTCACTTTGTTGGAAAAGGGCAGCCCATTCCGGCGTGTGATCTGGTGATTATTCCGGGGACCAAAAATACCCGAACCGATCTTGCGTTTCTCAAACACAATGGCTGGGATCAGGATATCCTCAGGCACCTGCGCTACGGTGGCAAATTGATGGGAATCTGTGGCGGTTACCAGATGCTCGGTAAGGCGGTGCATGATCCGGAGGGCATTGAAGGTGCCGCCGGCAGCTCACAAGCGTTGGGTCTTCTGGATCTGGAAACCACCATGGTTCGGCAAAAGACACTCACCCGGGTCAGTGGCACTATGCAGTTGCCGGGCCAGGAACCTGTGCCCGTCACCGGCTATGAAATTCATGCCGGGGTGACCACCGGCGCGGCCCTGGAAAAACCGTTAATCCAGCTGGATCAGCAGGTGGATGGGGTGATGTCAGACGATGGTCAGATATTTGCCACCTATCTCCATGGCGTGTTTGAACAGCCTGATGCCTGCACGGCCATTTTGACCTGGGCCGGTTTGCAGGAAGCTGCAAGGATTGATTATCGCCTGTTAAGGGAAGAGGGCATTAACCGAATGGCGGATGCTATCGAAGAGCATCTTGATATGAGTAAAATCTTTGCACTGTGTGAGGTTGAACCACAAAGTCACTGA
- the waaA gene encoding lipid IV(A) 3-deoxy-D-manno-octulosonic acid transferase, whose amino-acid sequence MSRIFYSLLLYLISPLAMVRLYFRSKKAPEYWQRKRERFGFFSLPASDKPIIWVHSVSMGETIASGPLVKQLQKNHPTHRVLITTMTPTGSAQVGKIHGDSVDHVYASYDLPCAVRRFLDTVKPVMAIVIDTELWPNTIAACHKRSIPILVTNARLSERSARGYGRFGFLTRPMLKQINMIAAQNQETGRRFLELGLPEQQLNVTGSIKFDLDVAPKIITSGQALRQKWQQGMGSDIRILVAASTHEGEDQQVLDAFKIILAASPEVRLLLVPRHPERFDRVHQLILDNQLPVVRHSQGTQPSDKTRVILGDTMGEMMKLFSASDIAFVGGSLVPTGGHNLLEPAALNLPVLSGPHVFNFEEISESLIQAGGLNIINDSEALARSAISLVQDKEEYKSMSLHAGEFVRNNRGALQKTLMLVDQLMPSGK is encoded by the coding sequence ATGAGTCGTATTTTTTATTCTCTGCTGTTATATCTGATATCCCCCCTGGCCATGGTTCGCCTTTACTTTCGTTCCAAAAAGGCACCAGAGTACTGGCAGAGGAAGAGGGAACGATTTGGCTTCTTCAGCCTTCCCGCCTCAGATAAACCCATTATTTGGGTACACTCGGTATCCATGGGAGAAACCATTGCCAGCGGTCCGCTGGTAAAGCAACTACAGAAGAATCACCCAACGCATCGAGTATTAATTACCACCATGACCCCCACTGGCTCGGCCCAGGTTGGCAAAATTCATGGCGACAGCGTGGACCATGTCTATGCCAGCTATGATCTTCCCTGTGCTGTCAGGCGATTTCTGGACACGGTAAAGCCAGTCATGGCCATCGTCATTGATACCGAGCTATGGCCCAACACCATTGCCGCCTGCCACAAACGCTCGATTCCCATACTGGTGACCAATGCCCGACTCTCCGAACGCTCGGCAAGAGGGTATGGACGCTTCGGCTTTCTCACCCGCCCCATGCTCAAACAGATCAATATGATTGCCGCCCAGAACCAGGAGACGGGTCGGCGATTCCTGGAGCTTGGCCTGCCCGAACAACAGCTCAACGTGACCGGCAGTATCAAGTTTGATCTGGATGTTGCCCCAAAAATCATAACCTCAGGTCAGGCACTTCGGCAGAAGTGGCAGCAGGGCATGGGCAGCGACATTCGTATTCTGGTGGCCGCCAGCACCCATGAAGGTGAGGACCAGCAGGTACTGGATGCGTTTAAAATCATTCTGGCTGCGTCACCGGAAGTACGGTTACTGCTGGTGCCCAGGCACCCTGAGCGGTTTGACCGTGTCCACCAGCTGATCCTGGACAACCAGCTCCCTGTGGTCCGCCATAGCCAGGGAACCCAGCCTTCTGATAAGACCAGGGTGATTCTCGGCGACACCATGGGCGAAATGATGAAGCTGTTCTCCGCCTCTGATATAGCCTTTGTGGGTGGCAGTCTGGTACCAACGGGCGGACATAATCTGCTGGAACCGGCGGCATTAAACCTGCCGGTGTTGTCCGGGCCTCATGTGTTTAATTTTGAAGAGATCAGCGAATCTCTGATTCAGGCGGGAGGTTTGAACATTATTAACGATAGCGAAGCGCTCGCCCGGAGCGCCATCAGCCTGGTGCAGGATAAAGAGGAGTATAAAAGCATGAGCCTTCATGCCGGAGAGTTTGTCCGTAACAACCGGGGGGCACTGCAAAAGACATTGATGCTGGTTGATCAGCTTATGCCATCCGGCAAATAG
- a CDS encoding DUF1249 domain-containing protein — translation MKRHSLKPNYRVNLIRLQQVCESNYLRLMRLLPELSDQEHFRLPVKHRNSLASGVEWLVIDVLERSPFTTLLMLQMEADWGQLFNMPKAEVRLYHDVQMAEIVSRKTSQIIQPRYDYPNSKMHQPDEKEQHNQFLSQWLDYALPACRTYTEKTG, via the coding sequence ATGAAAAGACATTCGCTGAAACCCAACTACCGTGTCAACCTCATCCGTCTGCAACAGGTTTGTGAAAGTAACTACCTGCGTCTTATGCGTCTGCTGCCTGAATTATCAGATCAGGAGCACTTTCGCCTGCCGGTTAAGCACAGAAACAGTTTGGCAAGTGGTGTGGAATGGCTGGTCATTGACGTTTTGGAACGGTCGCCATTTACCACTTTGTTAATGTTGCAGATGGAAGCTGACTGGGGACAGTTATTCAATATGCCAAAAGCCGAAGTGCGCCTTTATCACGACGTTCAGATGGCCGAAATTGTCTCCCGAAAAACCAGCCAGATAATACAGCCACGGTACGATTATCCCAATAGTAAAATGCATCAGCCTGATGAAAAAGAGCAGCATAATCAGTTTCTGTCTCAATGGCTTGATTACGCTTTACCTGCCTGTCGAACTTATACAGAAAAGACAGGATAA
- a CDS encoding TolC family outer membrane protein: protein MSRNSRRGFLLAALAGAVLNVQAAPTQYNLLDVYNMALKNDAQLAAAEASMKAVQETVNQGRSALLPTLGLSAKTQYNKTSPELTNGSDTDENFNSHGWGATLTQPLFNMNSWFNYEQAKSVGDQATAVFANARQQLILRVAESYFNVLRSEDSLMTAQAQERALKQQLDQARERYNVGLIAETDVLVARAAYDNARVARIQAENLVSVSYEGLRTIVNQDVTDIAQLEKAMPVVAPMPNNPEEWVSMALANNLGLKAAREGLTASESKVKASKSGHAPTVNAFASYNYSSNNSSQASGQGTLSGDRTDTVVGVQFDLPIYAGGAISSASRQAGYQLEEAQKNYDQQLRGTNANTRNLLRTATSDVDRVHASCQVIISSESALKATQSGYEVGTRNITDVLDAQQQLYSSISNYLNTRYDFIVNTLKLKQAVGTLSPTDLEELNQWMTDASDELSVPDQCGG from the coding sequence ATGTCACGAAATAGTCGTAGAGGGTTTCTGCTTGCCGCCCTGGCGGGTGCCGTACTAAACGTGCAGGCTGCACCAACTCAGTACAATCTGCTTGATGTATACAATATGGCGCTGAAGAATGATGCCCAGCTGGCGGCGGCCGAGGCATCCATGAAAGCGGTTCAGGAGACGGTTAACCAGGGCCGTTCTGCATTGCTGCCCACCCTGGGGCTGTCGGCTAAAACGCAATATAACAAGACATCTCCTGAGTTGACGAATGGTTCAGATACTGATGAAAACTTTAACTCCCATGGGTGGGGCGCGACATTAACTCAACCACTGTTCAATATGAACAGCTGGTTCAATTATGAGCAGGCCAAGTCTGTCGGGGATCAGGCCACTGCCGTATTTGCCAATGCCCGGCAACAATTGATCCTGCGTGTGGCAGAGTCCTATTTCAATGTACTCCGGTCCGAAGACAGCCTGATGACCGCGCAAGCCCAGGAAAGAGCATTAAAGCAGCAACTGGATCAGGCTCGTGAACGATACAATGTGGGTCTGATTGCAGAAACAGACGTGCTGGTGGCCCGTGCAGCTTATGACAATGCCCGCGTAGCCCGCATTCAGGCTGAGAACCTGGTCTCTGTCAGCTACGAAGGGCTGCGAACCATTGTCAACCAGGACGTCACCGATATTGCCCAGCTGGAAAAGGCAATGCCAGTGGTTGCGCCAATGCCAAACAATCCTGAAGAGTGGGTGAGCATGGCACTGGCCAATAACCTGGGATTGAAAGCGGCCCGGGAAGGGCTGACGGCTTCTGAGTCCAAAGTAAAGGCCAGTAAGTCTGGTCATGCTCCAACAGTTAATGCGTTTGCCAGCTATAACTACAGCTCCAACAATTCCAGTCAGGCCTCAGGACAAGGTACTCTCTCTGGCGATCGTACTGACACCGTTGTTGGCGTTCAGTTCGATCTACCGATCTACGCTGGTGGCGCTATCAGCTCTGCTTCCCGTCAGGCAGGCTATCAACTGGAAGAAGCCCAGAAAAATTACGATCAGCAGCTCAGGGGCACCAATGCCAATACCCGTAACCTGCTGAGAACCGCTACCTCCGATGTGGACCGGGTTCATGCCAGCTGTCAGGTGATTATCTCGTCAGAAAGTGCCTTGAAAGCGACTCAGAGTGGTTATGAAGTGGGTACCCGCAACATCACTGATGTTCTGGACGCTCAGCAGCAACTTTACTCTTCCATCAGTAACTATCTGAACACCCGTTATGACTTTATCGTCAATACACTGAAGCTCAAACAGGCTGTGGGAACTCTCAGCCCGACAGATCTCGAAGAGCTGAACCAGTGGATGACGGATGCCAGTGACGAGCTGTCTGTTCCGGATCAGTGCGGTGGTTAA